The following coding sequences lie in one Mycobacterium gordonae genomic window:
- the aroC gene encoding chorismate synthase has product MLRWITAGESHGRALVAMIEGMVAGVEVTSTEIADELARRRLGYGRGARMKFERDAVTMLSGVRHGVTLGGPIAIEIGNTEWPKWETVMAPDPVDPSLLADSARNEPLTRPRPGHADYAGMLKYGFDDARPVLERASARETAARVAAGTVARAFLRQAFGVEVLSHVISIGASTPYDGPPPRPEDLPAIDASPVRAYDDEAEKSMIAEIEAAKKDGDTLGGVVEVVASGLPVGLGSFTSGDNRLDSQLAAAVMGIQAIKGVEIGDGFATARRRGSRAHDEMYPGPDGVVRSTNRAGGLEGGMTNGQPLRVRAAMKPISTVPRALATVDMATGDEAVAIHQRSDVCAVPAAGVVVETMVALVLARAALEKFGGDSLTETRRNIESYLRTVADREAPATRAAGS; this is encoded by the coding sequence GTGTTGCGCTGGATCACTGCTGGGGAGTCGCATGGCCGTGCGTTGGTGGCCATGATCGAGGGCATGGTCGCCGGCGTCGAGGTGACGTCCACCGAAATCGCCGACGAGTTGGCCCGCCGCCGTCTCGGTTACGGCCGCGGCGCCCGGATGAAGTTCGAGCGCGACGCGGTGACCATGTTGTCCGGGGTGCGCCACGGTGTCACCCTGGGCGGCCCCATCGCGATCGAGATCGGCAACACCGAGTGGCCGAAGTGGGAAACCGTGATGGCCCCGGACCCGGTAGACCCGTCGCTGCTGGCAGACAGCGCGCGCAATGAGCCCCTGACCCGACCGCGGCCCGGCCACGCCGACTACGCCGGCATGCTCAAGTACGGCTTCGACGACGCCCGGCCGGTGCTCGAGCGTGCCAGCGCCCGCGAGACCGCCGCGCGTGTCGCGGCCGGCACCGTCGCGCGGGCGTTTCTGCGTCAGGCGTTCGGCGTCGAGGTGCTCTCGCACGTCATCTCGATCGGTGCGTCAACTCCGTATGACGGCCCGCCGCCGCGGCCGGAAGATCTGCCAGCTATCGACGCCAGCCCGGTCCGGGCATATGACGACGAGGCGGAGAAGTCCATGATCGCCGAGATCGAGGCGGCCAAGAAGGACGGCGACACCCTCGGCGGCGTCGTCGAAGTGGTGGCGTCGGGTCTGCCGGTCGGCCTTGGTTCGTTCACCAGCGGTGATAACCGGCTGGACAGTCAGCTTGCCGCGGCGGTGATGGGAATCCAGGCGATCAAGGGCGTCGAGATCGGCGACGGGTTCGCCACCGCCCGACGCCGCGGCAGCCGGGCCCACGACGAGATGTATCCGGGTCCCGACGGAGTGGTCCGCTCGACCAACCGGGCCGGTGGCCTCGAAGGTGGAATGACGAACGGGCAACCGCTGCGGGTGCGCGCGGCGATGAAGCCGATCTCCACCGTGCCGCGGGCGCTGGCCACCGTCGACATGGCTACCGGCGACGAGGCCGTTGCTATCCACCAGCGTTCGGACGTGTGCGCGGTGCCCGCTGCCGGGGTCGTCGTCGAGACCATGGTGGCGCTGGTGCTGGCGCGCGCGGCGCTGGAAAAGTTCGGTGGCGATTCGCTGACGGAAACCCGCCGCAACATCGAGTCCTATCTGCGCACGGTCGCCGACCGGGAGGCGCCGGCCACCCGGGCTGCCGGAAGCTAG
- the aroB gene encoding 3-dehydroquinate synthase: protein MTDNAPVTVEVAVDPPYPVLIGTDLLDELQQLLAGRHKVAVVHQPVLAHTADEIRTRLADSGIDAHRVEIPDAEAGKELPVVGFIWEVLGRIGIGRKDALVSLGGGAATDVAGFAAATWLRGVSIVHVPTTLLGMVDAAVGGKTGINTDAGKNLVGAFHQPLAVLVDLSTLKTLPRNEIVAGMAEVVKAGFIADPVILDLIEADPQAALDPDGDVLPELVRRAIAVKAEVVAADEKESELREILNYGHTLAHAIERRERYQWRHGAAVSVGLVFAAELARLTGRLDDATAARHRDILTALGLPVSYDPDALPQLLEYMAGDKKTRAGVLRFVVLDGLAKPGRLVGPDPGLLVTAYAGVCAP, encoded by the coding sequence ATGACAGACAACGCACCGGTTACCGTCGAGGTGGCCGTGGACCCGCCGTACCCCGTGCTGATCGGCACCGACCTGCTCGACGAGTTGCAGCAGCTGCTGGCGGGCCGGCACAAGGTCGCCGTCGTGCATCAGCCGGTGCTGGCGCACACCGCCGATGAGATACGAACCCGGCTGGCTGACAGCGGGATTGACGCGCACCGCGTCGAAATCCCGGACGCGGAAGCAGGAAAAGAGCTGCCAGTCGTCGGCTTCATCTGGGAAGTGTTGGGCCGCATTGGAATCGGACGCAAGGATGCCCTGGTCAGCCTGGGTGGCGGTGCGGCCACCGACGTCGCCGGGTTTGCGGCGGCGACCTGGCTGCGCGGTGTGTCGATCGTGCACGTGCCCACCACGCTGCTCGGCATGGTCGACGCGGCCGTCGGCGGCAAGACCGGCATCAACACCGACGCTGGCAAGAACCTGGTCGGCGCGTTCCACCAGCCGCTGGCCGTCTTGGTCGATCTTTCGACGTTGAAGACGTTGCCGCGCAACGAGATCGTCGCGGGGATGGCCGAGGTGGTCAAGGCCGGATTCATCGCCGACCCGGTGATCCTGGACCTGATCGAGGCCGATCCGCAGGCGGCGCTGGACCCCGACGGCGACGTGCTGCCCGAACTGGTCCGGCGGGCGATCGCGGTGAAAGCCGAAGTGGTGGCGGCCGACGAAAAGGAATCGGAACTCCGCGAGATCCTCAACTACGGGCACACATTGGCGCATGCGATCGAACGCCGGGAGCGCTACCAGTGGCGCCACGGCGCCGCGGTGTCGGTCGGTTTGGTATTCGCGGCGGAGTTGGCCCGGCTCACCGGTCGCCTGGACGACGCCACCGCCGCGCGTCACCGTGACATCCTCACCGCGCTGGGTCTGCCGGTCAGCTATGACCCCGACGCGCTGCCTCAATTGTTGGAATACATGGCAGGAGACAAGAAAACGCGCGCCGGTGTGTTGCGATTCGTGGTGCTGGACGGGTTGGCCAAACCGGGCCGGCTGGTGGGACCCGACCCGGGTCTGCTGGTGACGGCCTACGCCGGAGTGTGTGCCCCATGA
- a CDS encoding PE family protein: MSFAVVATTSLAAAAGDLRDIGRAIDAANSAAAARTTSLAAAARDEVSTAIASMFTGYAREYQLLSAQVDTCRAQFARTLDDAAGTYVAAEALNAWTLDSLLGAVNAPAAAVTGRPLIGNGADGKAPGQAGSPGGLLFGNGGNGAPGTVAGMAGGAGGAAGLIGNGGRGGAGGAGAAGGAGGRGGSFIGNGGAGAAGGAATSVNMMGGRGGDGGAAGQYGNGGPGGQGGAGATGKAGASAMVPGESGVDGGVGSRGGDGGRGGPGGTLSGHAGDGGAGGAGGAGGAGGYGLTGGDARVAGGSGAGGGNGGSGGAGGAGGNGGAGGLSTIGHAGQQGSAGNGGAGGTGGNAGNGGAGAVGVAGTNDGAGGNGGSGGNAGMGGLGGAAGAIGTHTAFSGVAGSAGAHGTGGNGGHGGDGYNAATGSTAGVNGGHGGDGGAAGNYGNGGNGGKGGDGSAGTTGLNGTFTDPIGGSGGTGGGGATSGGIAGGILSGTNGGGKATPIGIPGPVAGPGAAGTNGGHGGAGGNGGTGGGHSGNGGNGGAGGNAGAGGNGGAGASAVGAGDGGTGGVGGDSGTGGSGGKGGDAPGSGNGGAGGAGGNGAAGGNGGNGGNAAGTGAGGDGGHGGAVGAGGDGGDGGNGAGGGAGGAGGEGGTGGNGQTRAAQQGSGPSGNGGHGGNGGQDGSGGNGGSGGTVGGGGNGGRGGAGGDALIPGWAGGNGGTGGAGGGPAMGGNGGNGGAGGTVSGNGGNGGNSGNIGDGGDGGDGGTGGAGSGSGGGGNGGLGGNGWGGGFANQGGDGGAAGQNGHGGHGGSAGTVGAAGDGGAGGGGGAGGSTGDGGHGGHGGHGGWAGRAGAGGDGAAGGTVTGNGGTGGDAGAVGQWGDGGDGGKGGSGGSLAGDGGHGGTGGKAGAPGFPPQTGVGAGGNGGFGGMATGSGNGGSGGAGSAGAYHGSGGAGGDGGAAHGSGNAGAGGAGGEGGSALLRYEPTLGRDIQVNGWGGAGGWGGNAWRSGSGYIGGNGGDGGAASTGGDGGAGGNGGTAHGTGSGGAGGSGGMGGSGGNAGTLTSNTNGGTSGPSRSQGGDAGDAGSGGQGGAGGRGGDALGPGTGGAGGSGGAGGTGGAAVGGTAVGTGGNGGGTASNGGKGADGGDGGAGGTGGDGGHSASGAGGAGGSGGAGGAITGATGGAGGSGGPFGGHPGAPGTAGTHGVPGADGAPG; this comes from the coding sequence ATGTCATTTGCGGTAGTGGCCACGACGTCATTGGCGGCAGCGGCGGGCGATCTGCGCGACATCGGCCGGGCGATCGATGCGGCCAATTCGGCAGCGGCCGCACGGACCACAAGCTTGGCCGCCGCCGCCCGGGACGAGGTGTCGACGGCGATTGCGTCGATGTTCACCGGGTACGCGCGGGAATATCAACTGCTCAGCGCCCAGGTGGACACGTGTCGTGCCCAGTTCGCCCGAACGCTGGACGATGCCGCCGGGACATACGTCGCCGCCGAGGCCTTGAACGCCTGGACACTGGACTCCCTGCTCGGCGCGGTCAATGCCCCCGCTGCGGCGGTGACGGGACGCCCGCTGATCGGCAACGGGGCGGATGGGAAGGCCCCCGGACAGGCCGGTAGCCCGGGCGGCTTGTTATTCGGCAACGGCGGCAATGGCGCGCCCGGCACGGTCGCCGGGATGGCCGGCGGTGCGGGCGGCGCCGCAGGGCTGATCGGCAACGGAGGCCGGGGCGGCGCCGGTGGTGCGGGCGCTGCAGGGGGCGCGGGTGGCCGGGGCGGGTCGTTCATCGGCAATGGCGGCGCCGGTGCTGCCGGGGGTGCGGCGACATCGGTCAACATGATGGGCGGCCGCGGCGGAGACGGCGGTGCGGCCGGGCAGTACGGCAACGGCGGACCCGGTGGGCAGGGCGGGGCCGGCGCCACCGGCAAGGCGGGCGCGTCGGCGATGGTCCCAGGTGAGTCGGGCGTCGACGGCGGAGTCGGAAGCCGCGGCGGGGATGGCGGCCGGGGTGGACCCGGCGGGACGTTGTCGGGGCATGCCGGTGACGGTGGTGCGGGCGGCGCCGGTGGAGCGGGCGGAGCAGGTGGCTACGGCCTCACCGGTGGCGACGCCCGCGTGGCGGGCGGCAGCGGGGCCGGCGGCGGAAATGGCGGCAGCGGTGGAGCCGGCGGCGCCGGCGGGAACGGCGGCGCCGGTGGACTTTCGACCATCGGTCATGCTGGCCAGCAAGGATCCGCCGGCAACGGCGGGGCCGGCGGGACTGGCGGCAACGCCGGCAACGGCGGGGCAGGCGCCGTCGGTGTCGCGGGGACGAACGACGGCGCTGGCGGCAACGGCGGGTCCGGCGGCAATGCGGGGATGGGCGGCCTGGGTGGAGCCGCGGGTGCGATCGGGACCCACACCGCATTCAGTGGGGTCGCTGGTTCCGCCGGAGCGCACGGCACCGGCGGGAACGGCGGCCACGGCGGGGATGGCTACAACGCCGCTACCGGAAGCACGGCCGGCGTCAACGGCGGCCACGGCGGTGACGGCGGCGCTGCCGGCAACTACGGCAACGGCGGCAATGGTGGTAAAGGCGGCGATGGCAGCGCGGGAACGACCGGGCTCAACGGCACCTTCACCGACCCCATCGGCGGTAGCGGCGGTACCGGCGGCGGTGGTGCCACCAGTGGAGGTATCGCCGGCGGGATTTTGTCCGGTACCAATGGGGGCGGTAAGGCCACCCCCATCGGCATCCCCGGTCCCGTGGCCGGACCAGGCGCGGCCGGCACCAACGGGGGTCACGGCGGCGCCGGCGGCAACGGCGGGACCGGCGGTGGCCATTCCGGCAACGGCGGCAACGGCGGTGCCGGGGGCAATGCCGGGGCGGGCGGCAACGGAGGCGCCGGCGCGTCAGCCGTCGGAGCCGGCGACGGCGGTACCGGTGGCGTCGGCGGCGACTCGGGTACCGGCGGCAGCGGGGGCAAGGGCGGTGACGCCCCGGGATCGGGCAACGGCGGGGCCGGCGGTGCGGGCGGCAACGGCGCGGCCGGCGGCAACGGCGGCAACGGCGGCAACGCCGCCGGCACGGGTGCCGGCGGCGACGGTGGACATGGCGGAGCGGTAGGCGCCGGCGGCGACGGCGGAGACGGCGGCAACGGGGCCGGCGGCGGGGCCGGTGGCGCCGGCGGCGAAGGCGGTACCGGTGGCAACGGCCAGACCCGCGCCGCCCAACAAGGCAGCGGCCCCAGCGGTAATGGCGGTCACGGCGGAAACGGCGGGCAAGACGGAAGCGGCGGCAACGGCGGATCAGGTGGCACCGTCGGCGGCGGCGGGAACGGCGGTCGCGGCGGTGCGGGTGGGGACGCCCTCATACCCGGCTGGGCGGGTGGCAACGGCGGCACCGGGGGCGCCGGCGGCGGACCCGCGATGGGCGGTAACGGCGGAAACGGCGGTGCCGGCGGGACTGTCTCCGGCAATGGCGGCAACGGCGGAAACAGCGGAAACATCGGCGACGGCGGCGATGGCGGCGACGGCGGCACCGGGGGCGCCGGCAGCGGCAGCGGCGGCGGCGGCAACGGCGGCCTGGGTGGCAACGGCTGGGGTGGCGGCTTCGCCAATCAGGGCGGCGACGGAGGCGCCGCCGGTCAGAACGGCCACGGCGGCCACGGCGGCAGCGCGGGCACCGTGGGCGCGGCCGGCGACGGTGGAGCCGGAGGCGGCGGCGGCGCCGGGGGCAGCACCGGAGACGGCGGCCACGGCGGCCACGGCGGCCACGGCGGCTGGGCCGGCCGGGCCGGCGCCGGCGGGGACGGCGCCGCCGGCGGCACCGTGACCGGCAACGGTGGCACAGGTGGTGACGCCGGAGCTGTCGGCCAATGGGGCGATGGCGGCGACGGCGGTAAGGGTGGGTCCGGTGGCTCGCTCGCCGGCGACGGCGGCCACGGCGGCACCGGCGGAAAGGCAGGCGCTCCTGGCTTCCCGCCCCAGACCGGAGTCGGCGCAGGCGGCAACGGCGGGTTCGGCGGCATGGCTACCGGAAGCGGCAACGGTGGCAGTGGCGGAGCCGGTTCGGCCGGGGCCTACCACGGCAGCGGCGGCGCCGGCGGGGACGGCGGCGCCGCCCACGGATCGGGCAATGCCGGCGCCGGCGGCGCCGGCGGCGAAGGCGGTTCGGCTCTGTTGCGTTACGAGCCGACGCTCGGCCGCGACATCCAGGTCAACGGCTGGGGCGGCGCCGGCGGTTGGGGCGGTAATGCCTGGCGCAGCGGATCCGGTTATATCGGCGGCAACGGGGGCGACGGTGGCGCCGCCAGCACCGGCGGCGACGGCGGCGCCGGAGGCAATGGTGGTACGGCCCACGGAACGGGCAGTGGCGGTGCCGGCGGCAGCGGCGGCATGGGCGGCAGCGGCGGCAACGCCGGCACCCTCACCTCGAACACCAACGGCGGCACCAGCGGACCCTCGCGCAGCCAGGGCGGCGATGCCGGCGATGCCGGTTCGGGCGGCCAGGGCGGCGCGGGCGGTCGCGGCGGCGACGCACTGGGTCCCGGCACCGGCGGCGCCGGGGGAAGCGGCGGGGCCGGCGGGACCGGCGGAGCCGCCGTCGGCGGGACGGCCGTCGGCACCGGCGGCAACGGAGGTGGCACCGCTAGCAATGGCGGCAAGGGCGCCGACGGCGGCGACGGCGGGGCCGGCGGCACGGGTGGCGACGGAGGTCACTCCGCGTCCGGTGCCGGCGGCGCGGGTGGCAGCGGCGGTGCAGGCGGGGCCATCACCGGAGCCACCGGCGGCGCCGGTGGCTCCGGCGGCCCGTTTGGTGGTCATCCCGGTGCACCCGGCACGGCCGGAACTCACGGCGTTCCAGGCGCCGACGGAGCGCCGGGCTAA
- a CDS encoding shikimate dehydrogenase, giving the protein MPLARKAGVLGSPIGHSKSPQLHLAAYRALGLQDWTYDRIECTAEQLPGVVGRFGPEWVGVSVTMPGKFAALGFADERTARAEQVGSANTLVRTNSGWRADNTDIDGVAGALGQASGRALVAGSGGTAPAAVVGLATLGVSGITVVARNPDKSARLLDLGNRVGVPTTYLDLDDDALADEVGAAEVLVNTLPAGVAARYADTFAGIPVLLDAIYNPWPTPLAAAVRAAGGRVVSGLQMLLHQAFAQVEQFTGMPAPREAMTCALAELD; this is encoded by the coding sequence ATTCCGCTCGCTAGAAAGGCCGGGGTGCTCGGTTCGCCGATCGGGCATTCGAAGTCCCCGCAGCTGCACCTGGCCGCCTACCGCGCGCTGGGTCTGCAGGATTGGACCTACGACCGCATCGAATGCACCGCCGAGCAACTGCCCGGTGTGGTCGGGCGATTCGGTCCCGAGTGGGTCGGGGTGTCGGTGACCATGCCGGGCAAGTTCGCCGCGCTGGGGTTCGCCGACGAACGCACCGCCCGCGCCGAGCAGGTCGGCTCCGCCAACACCCTGGTGCGCACGAACAGCGGATGGCGGGCCGACAACACCGACATCGACGGCGTCGCGGGCGCCCTCGGGCAGGCGTCGGGACGGGCCCTGGTCGCCGGCTCGGGTGGCACCGCCCCGGCGGCCGTCGTCGGGTTGGCCACGCTCGGGGTGTCCGGCATCACGGTGGTGGCCCGCAATCCGGACAAATCCGCCCGACTGCTCGATTTGGGCAACCGGGTGGGGGTCCCCACGACGTACCTCGACCTGGACGACGACGCGCTGGCCGACGAAGTGGGCGCCGCCGAGGTGCTGGTCAACACGTTGCCCGCCGGGGTCGCCGCCCGCTACGCCGACACCTTCGCCGGAATCCCGGTTCTGCTGGACGCGATCTACAACCCGTGGCCCACGCCGTTGGCTGCCGCGGTGCGGGCCGCCGGCGGCCGAGTCGTCAGCGGCCTGCAGATGCTGCTGCACCAGGCGTTCGCGCAGGTGGAGCAGTTCACCGGTATGCCCGCACCGCGCGAGGCGATGACTTGCGCATTGGCGGAACTGGATTAG
- a CDS encoding shikimate kinase: MAPRAVLVGLPGSGKSTIGRRLSKALGVSLLDTDAAIEQQTGRTIAEIFATDGEAEFRRIEEEVIRAALEEHDGVLSLGGGAVTSPGVCAALAGHTVVYLEISAAEGVRRTGGNTVRPLLAGPDRAEKFRELMSKRIPLYRRVATIRVDTNRRNPGAVVRYIVSRLQTQVEATK, encoded by the coding sequence GTGGCTCCCAGGGCGGTACTCGTGGGCTTGCCGGGTTCCGGCAAGTCGACCATCGGCCGTCGGTTGTCCAAGGCGCTCGGGGTCAGCCTGCTGGACACCGACGCGGCCATCGAGCAGCAGACCGGTCGCACCATCGCCGAGATCTTCGCCACCGACGGCGAAGCCGAGTTCCGGCGCATCGAGGAGGAGGTGATCCGTGCGGCGCTCGAGGAGCACGACGGCGTGCTGTCGCTGGGCGGCGGCGCGGTCACCAGTCCCGGGGTGTGCGCGGCGCTGGCCGGACACACCGTGGTCTACCTCGAGATCAGCGCCGCCGAAGGGGTGCGGCGTACCGGCGGCAACACGGTGCGGCCATTGCTGGCCGGGCCCGACCGTGCCGAGAAGTTCCGTGAGCTGATGTCCAAGCGCATTCCGCTGTACCGGCGGGTCGCGACGATCCGGGTGGACACCAACCGTCGCAACCCCGGTGCGGTCGTCCGCTACATCGTGTCGCGGCTGCAAACTCAGGTAGAGGCCACCAAATGA
- a CDS encoding PE family protein, with protein MSYVIAHPEVLSTAATDLNGILDSLKAASVAAASPTTSIAGLGADEVSAAISGLFNAYAHDFQALSAQTTQFHEAFAQSVLTAAGSYASAEAINAGPLQALAALDPVKILTGRPLIGNGADGAPGTGQAGGDGGWLYGNGGNGGSGAPGQAGGSGGASGLFGAGGNGGNGGSGAPGQAGGAGGAGGANGFLGGGNAGAGGAGGAGGTGMKAANNGMGGLGGNGGVGGVNRQLFSLFGTGAAGAGGTGGAGGVGAAGNSALAPNGAPGGAGGVGGAGGANLALLGGAGGAGGAGGTGGTGGHGFNAAINAATAGVGGTGGTGGMAGTGGAVVTPINVLGTAGAGGIGGTGGTGGAGGTGLTGFAPTAGGAGGHGGDAGIGGAGGAGIKIGGGGAGGTGGTGGTGGAGGSGGVNANGAGSISAVGGLGGDAGNGGAGGVAGAGNSVGGQGGTGGTGGAGGAGGHNTGNGAANGFGGGGAGGGAGGTGGSGTGGALGGAGGAGGVGGTGGTTSTNGFIGQGGGGGHGGGGGVATGQAGARGGGGGGGGGGGGAGIAALGGGGGGGGAAGGVGGTAGNGGTGGGVSVQATTPFGGGAGGLGQFGGTGGGGGSGAVGTNNGQVAAGNGGNSGFNGGTGGASTQGLGQQGGNGGTTPGVGGTGGAPYVGGSAGSAGRTSNLT; from the coding sequence TTGTCGTATGTGATCGCCCACCCCGAGGTACTGAGTACCGCGGCAACCGATTTGAACGGGATCCTGGATTCCCTCAAGGCAGCCAGCGTCGCAGCGGCATCCCCGACCACGAGTATCGCGGGTCTGGGCGCCGACGAGGTGTCAGCGGCCATCTCCGGTCTCTTCAACGCCTACGCGCATGACTTCCAGGCGCTCAGTGCGCAAACCACGCAATTCCATGAAGCATTCGCCCAGTCCGTGCTGACGGCGGCAGGCTCCTATGCCAGCGCCGAGGCAATCAATGCCGGCCCCTTGCAGGCCCTTGCGGCTCTCGACCCGGTCAAAATCCTCACCGGGCGACCGCTGATCGGCAACGGTGCCGACGGCGCACCTGGGACCGGACAGGCCGGTGGCGACGGCGGCTGGCTCTACGGCAATGGCGGCAACGGCGGATCGGGAGCCCCCGGGCAAGCCGGCGGCTCCGGTGGCGCATCAGGTCTGTTCGGCGCCGGCGGCAACGGCGGCAACGGCGGATCGGGAGCCCCCGGGCAAGCGGGCGGGGCAGGCGGGGCCGGCGGCGCCAACGGCTTCCTTGGTGGGGGCAACGCGGGAGCCGGCGGCGCAGGTGGGGCCGGTGGCACGGGCATGAAAGCTGCTAACAACGGAATGGGTGGTCTGGGAGGCAACGGCGGAGTCGGCGGCGTGAACCGTCAACTCTTCTCGCTGTTCGGAACCGGTGCCGCGGGTGCCGGCGGGACCGGCGGCGCCGGAGGGGTCGGCGCTGCTGGCAACTCGGCGCTGGCCCCGAACGGCGCACCCGGTGGAGCCGGCGGGGTCGGAGGTGCCGGCGGCGCCAACCTCGCGCTGTTAGGCGGGGCAGGCGGCGCCGGTGGGGCGGGCGGCACCGGAGGAACCGGTGGACATGGCTTCAACGCCGCGATCAATGCCGCGACTGCCGGGGTCGGCGGCACCGGCGGCACCGGCGGCATGGCGGGCACCGGTGGCGCAGTCGTCACCCCGATCAACGTTCTTGGGACTGCCGGTGCGGGCGGTATCGGAGGCACCGGAGGAACCGGAGGTGCCGGTGGCACCGGCCTCACCGGCTTCGCGCCCACCGCCGGCGGGGCCGGCGGGCATGGAGGCGACGCGGGCATCGGCGGCGCGGGCGGCGCCGGCATCAAGATCGGCGGCGGCGGCGCCGGCGGGACCGGCGGCACGGGTGGCACTGGCGGCGCGGGCGGCAGCGGCGGCGTGAACGCGAATGGTGCTGGGTCCATCAGCGCAGTCGGCGGCCTCGGCGGCGATGCCGGCAACGGCGGGGCCGGCGGCGTAGCCGGAGCCGGAAACTCGGTGGGCGGCCAGGGTGGCACCGGGGGAACCGGCGGCGCCGGCGGCGCCGGCGGCCACAACACCGGCAACGGCGCCGCCAACGGCTTCGGCGGCGGAGGGGCCGGTGGTGGCGCCGGAGGCACTGGAGGCTCGGGCACCGGTGGGGCTCTTGGTGGGGCTGGCGGCGCCGGCGGCGTCGGCGGCACTGGCGGCACCACCAGCACCAATGGCTTCATCGGCCAGGGCGGTGGCGGCGGGCACGGCGGGGGCGGCGGCGTGGCTACCGGTCAAGCGGGCGCCCGCGGCGGGGGCGGCGGCGGTGGTGGCGGCGGTGGCGGCGCAGGTATCGCCGCTCTCGGCGGCGGCGGCGGCGGTGGCGGCGCTGCTGGTGGCGTCGGCGGCACCGCCGGAAACGGCGGAACCGGCGGTGGCGTAAGCGTCCAAGCGACAACCCCGTTCGGCGGCGGCGCCGGCGGCCTCGGCCAGTTCGGCGGAACCGGTGGCGGCGGCGGGAGCGGCGCCGTCGGGACGAACAATGGTCAGGTCGCGGCAGGCAATGGCGGCAACAGCGGCTTCAACGGCGGCACCGGCGGCGCGAGCACTCAAGGCCTGGGCCAACAGGGTGGAAACGGTGGCACGACCCCCGGCGTCGGTGGTACCGGCGGCGCTCCTTATGTCGGCGGTTCCGCGGGTAGCGCCGGCCGGACATCGAATCTCACCTAA
- the aroQ gene encoding type II 3-dehydroquinate dehydratase, with the protein MTINVINGPNLGRLGKREPAVYGSTTHDDLVALIEAEAADLGLSVVVRQSDSEAELLDWIHRAADAAEPVVLNAGGLTHTSVALRDACAELSAPLIEVHISNVHAREEFRHHSYLSPVATGVIVGLGVQGYLLALRYLAAT; encoded by the coding sequence ATGACGATCAACGTGATCAACGGCCCAAACCTGGGTCGGCTCGGCAAGCGGGAGCCCGCCGTCTATGGCAGCACCACCCACGACGACCTGGTCGCCCTGATCGAGGCCGAAGCCGCCGATCTCGGCCTGAGCGTCGTGGTAAGGCAAAGCGACAGCGAAGCCGAATTACTGGACTGGATTCACCGGGCCGCGGACGCGGCGGAACCGGTGGTACTCAACGCAGGCGGTCTGACGCACACCTCGGTGGCCCTGCGCGATGCCTGCGCGGAGTTGAGTGCACCGCTGATCGAGGTGCACATCTCCAACGTGCATGCGCGCGAAGAGTTTCGACACCACTCGTACCTGAGTCCGGTGGCGACAGGGGTGATCGTCGGACTGGGAGTGCAGGGCTACCTGCTGGCCCTGCGCTACCTGGCGGCTACGTAG
- a CDS encoding prepilin peptidase: protein MRIGLIAAWLIVLSWYDIRQRRLPNRLTLPGAVAILTGAACAGRAAPALMGAVALATLYLAVHLAAPTAMGAGDVKLALGLGGLSGCLGVDVWFLAALGAPVLTAAVGLMWRMRAVPHGPSMCVATAGAAGLALLGS from the coding sequence ATGCGGATTGGGCTTATCGCGGCCTGGCTGATAGTCCTGAGTTGGTATGACATCCGACAGCGACGGCTGCCTAACCGGCTGACGCTGCCCGGCGCGGTGGCGATTCTGACCGGCGCCGCGTGTGCCGGGCGAGCGGCGCCGGCCCTGATGGGGGCGGTGGCACTGGCGACGCTGTACCTCGCGGTGCATCTGGCGGCGCCGACGGCGATGGGGGCTGGAGACGTCAAACTCGCGCTCGGTCTCGGCGGGCTGAGCGGCTGTCTCGGTGTCGACGTCTGGTTTCTGGCGGCGCTGGGCGCGCCTGTGCTCACCGCCGCGGTGGGGTTGATGTGGCGGATGCGCGCCGTGCCGCACGGGCCGTCGATGTGTGTGGCGACGGCCGGAGCGGCCGGGCTGGCCCTGCTGGGTTCTTAG
- a CDS encoding B-4DMT family transporter gives MNKWMLRGLVFAAGMIVLRLFQGALINAWQTQSALISVVLLTIFVLCAAVWGYFDGRADAKANPDPDRRQDLAMVWLLGGLVAGVVSGLVSWIIALFYKGIYTGGLINELTTFAAFTALIVFLFAIVGVAIGRWRIDRNAPPVEKPDHDPHRDRSADTDVFSAVRADDSPTGEIRTAGAQTEQRTSSVATVEREREAPTEVIRTGDHGDDAKTEVIRTGNPGHEDKTEVIRTGDHSGEAKTETINLDKPDKK, from the coding sequence ATGAACAAGTGGATGCTGCGTGGATTGGTCTTTGCCGCCGGGATGATCGTTCTTCGCCTGTTTCAAGGGGCGCTGATCAACGCGTGGCAGACCCAGTCGGCGCTGATCAGCGTGGTGCTTCTGACGATCTTCGTCCTCTGCGCAGCGGTGTGGGGGTACTTCGACGGTCGCGCCGACGCCAAGGCGAACCCGGACCCGGACCGTCGCCAGGACCTGGCCATGGTCTGGTTGCTGGGCGGACTGGTGGCCGGTGTGGTCAGCGGACTGGTGTCCTGGATCATCGCCCTCTTCTACAAGGGCATCTACACCGGCGGCTTGATCAACGAGCTAACTACTTTCGCGGCATTCACCGCGCTGATCGTGTTCCTGTTCGCGATCGTCGGCGTGGCGATCGGGCGTTGGCGCATCGACCGCAACGCTCCCCCGGTGGAAAAGCCCGACCATGACCCGCACCGCGACCGCTCCGCCGACACCGACGTGTTCTCCGCGGTGCGCGCCGATGACAGCCCCACCGGCGAAATCAGGACGGCCGGCGCCCAGACCGAACAGCGGACGTCGTCGGTGGCCACCGTCGAGCGCGAACGGGAAGCTCCCACCGAGGTGATCCGCACCGGCGACCACGGCGACGACGCCAAGACCGAAGTCATCCGCACCGGCAACCCCGGTCACGAGGACAAGACCGAGGTCATCCGCACCGGTGATCACAGCGGTGAGGCCAAGACCGAGACGATCAACCTCGACAAGCCGGACAAGAAGTAG